One window of Papaver somniferum cultivar HN1 chromosome 9, ASM357369v1, whole genome shotgun sequence genomic DNA carries:
- the LOC113312202 gene encoding uncharacterized protein LOC113312202 → MEYLSKSLEAAQNTGKIQGISTSQSSTPINHLLFADDCLMFFQASDSGLQIIKDILEHFGSISGQVINYSKSSTFICGDVTKEVKLEIIHKLGVKKLCSSEKYLGLPILLGKSKTNSFKSIKEAYGNRIQGWNSKTLNQADRTTLVKTVLNSIPAHYMSNFKIPKNTLQQLDSLQRNFWWGHIDNKGINFISWDFLCVSKEHGGLAFRNLEKYNLALITKLAWRLCTKSDKQWVINMKNKYAPHCNFLHLQQPHNNSSWMWKGIEKGLEVERKYYQWEIRCGTKALVRYDKWITGPDGPQIPREDYREPARIVKVSDLILVIPEGGIHN, encoded by the coding sequence ATGGAATATCTCTCAAAGTCTTTGGAGGCAGCTCAAAATACTGGCAAAATTCAAGGCATAAGTACATCACAGTCTTCGACGCCAATAAATCATCTTTTATTCGCAGATGATTGTTTAATGTTTTTTCAAGCCTCAGATTCAGGTCTCCAAATTATTAAAGATATCTTAGAACATTTTGGAAGCATTTCTGGCCAGGTGATTAATTACTCAAAATCATCAACCTTCATCTGTGGAGATGTTACTAAGGAAGTTAAATTAGAAATTATTCACAAGTTAGGAGTCAAAAAGTTATGTTCTTCAGAGAAGTATTTAGGTCTCCCTATTCTTTTGGGTAAATCTAAAACTAATTCATTTAAATCCATTAAAGAGGCCTACGGAAATCGCATTCAAGGATGGAACTCAAAAACTCTTAATCAGGCAGATAGGACTACTTTGGTTAAAACGGTTTTAAATTCCATCCCTGCTCACTACATGAGCAATTTCAAAATTCCGAAAAATACTTTGCAGCAGTTAGACTCTCTCCAAAGGAATTTCTGGTGGGGTCATATAGATAACAAGGGAATAAATTTTATTTCTTGGGATTTTTTATGTGTGTCTAAAGAACATGGTGGTTTGGCTTTCCGTAATCTTGAGAAATATAACTTAGCTCTGATTACAAAACTAGCTTGGCGTCTTTGTACAAAGTCTGATAAGCAGTGGGTTATTAATATGAAGAACAAATATGCTCCTCATTGTAACTTTCTGCATCTACAACAACCACATAATAACTCCTCCTGGATGTGGAAAGGAATAGAAAAAGGATTAGAAGTTGAGAGAAAATATTATCAATGGGAAATAAGATGTGGAACAAAAGCTTTAGTACGGTATGATAAGTGGATTACAGGTCCGGATGGTCCTCAAATTCCAAGAGAAGATTACAGGGAACCAGCTAGGATTGTTAAGGTCTCTGACCTTATACTAGTTATCCCAGAAGGTGGAATACACAATTAG